One region of Nitrospinota bacterium genomic DNA includes:
- a CDS encoding endonuclease/exonuclease/phosphatase family protein: MANQNVHIASERQTLMNLMDTGTYAIPSRRVDENIMIATWNIQHFGSRHSARAIQYIADICERFDIIALQEVKTNLLGLSRLLQKLPGNYKTLVTDPTGNNERFAFLYDKRTVIPTGLACEVGFVVSKEDHTAFQLHRMPYCVSFKSGRFDFVIVSNHIYFGKGKGKKFRKVEIEALVEFIHGRSTKEREKVFDRDFFIVGDFNIPDPKSEYFDALVAKGFEMPKGMDSLGTNFDGTKTYDKIAWVPRDSFTFTGKFNTVPFGEVLFKENGSRGAKKEISDHRPLWAEFAINKLTQELDQIISQG, encoded by the coding sequence CGTGGACGAGAACATCATGATCGCTACGTGGAATATTCAGCATTTCGGAAGCCGCCACAGCGCCCGGGCCATTCAGTATATCGCTGACATTTGCGAACGCTTCGATATTATCGCCCTTCAAGAGGTCAAGACCAACCTGCTTGGTTTGAGCCGGTTGCTGCAGAAGCTCCCAGGGAACTACAAAACCCTAGTGACCGACCCGACGGGAAACAATGAGCGGTTTGCCTTTCTCTACGACAAGCGGACAGTGATACCAACCGGACTGGCGTGCGAAGTTGGATTCGTCGTATCGAAAGAAGATCATACCGCTTTTCAACTTCATCGCATGCCCTATTGCGTTTCGTTCAAGTCTGGTCGTTTCGATTTCGTGATCGTAAGTAACCACATTTACTTTGGTAAGGGCAAAGGTAAAAAATTCCGGAAGGTCGAAATCGAGGCGTTGGTTGAATTCATCCATGGGCGGTCGACAAAAGAGAGAGAAAAGGTATTCGACAGGGATTTTTTTATCGTGGGGGACTTCAACATTCCTGATCCCAAATCAGAGTACTTCGACGCCTTGGTTGCGAAAGGCTTTGAGATGCCCAAGGGTATGGATTCACTGGGTACAAACTTCGATGGAACAAAAACGTACGACAAGATAGCGTGGGTGCCTCGAGATTCGTTCACCTTCACCGGGAAATTTAACACCGTTCCCTTCGGTGAGGTTTTGTTCAAAGAGAATGGGTCGAGAGGCGCTAAAAAGGAGATCAGCGATCACCGCCCGCTTTGGGCGGAGTTTGCGATCAACAAGCTGACGCAGGAGCTGGATCAGATCATCAGCCAAGGCTAG